In the Elioraea tepida genome, one interval contains:
- a CDS encoding branched-chain amino acid ABC transporter permease, translating into MVPPRLFGIDWRQPIPFYYLSLGCAALAYAAVVYVSRAPFGLALQGVRDNARRMAALGYNVVWHRILAYSFAAVIASFGGILLVWQNAQIAPGTAGIPAVIDILVIAVVGGMRHPIGQFIGAFIYVLLSSFAPDVLTTFGLAPDRFKLLVGLGFLAVVYF; encoded by the coding sequence GTGGTTCCACCGCGCCTGTTCGGGATCGACTGGCGCCAGCCAATCCCCTTCTACTATCTGAGCCTCGGCTGTGCCGCGCTTGCCTACGCCGCGGTGGTCTATGTCTCGCGCGCGCCGTTCGGGCTTGCGCTCCAGGGCGTGCGCGACAACGCCCGCCGCATGGCGGCGCTCGGCTACAACGTCGTCTGGCACCGGATCCTCGCCTACAGTTTCGCTGCCGTGATCGCCTCCTTCGGCGGAATCCTGCTCGTCTGGCAGAACGCCCAGATCGCACCTGGAACGGCCGGCATCCCGGCGGTCATCGACATTCTCGTGATCGCCGTGGTGGGCGGGATGCGCCACCCGATCGGCCAATTCATCGGCGCCTTCATCTATGTGCTGCTCAGTTCCTTCGCCCCCGATGTGCTGACGACCTTCGGCCTCGCTCCCGATCGCTTCAAGCTGCTCGTGGGCTTGGGCTTCCTTGCGGTCGTGTATTTCTGA
- a CDS encoding ABC transporter ATP-binding protein yields the protein MIEAGPDTAARLGSVSSGNALDLRGVTRMFGALAAIADVTMTVRPGERCAVLGSNGAGKTTLFNCITGDILPNSGTIRLFGEDVTRFPPHERIRRGLRRTYQISLLFGGLTVADNVDLACRGVSRWRFSLLRPRRGDPLLARTDELIEAVHLTRARGRLVSELFYGQQRQLEIALALAGAPRFILFDEPAAGLSPTERRELIEILTNLPRHIGFIIIEHDMDVALRVAESVSMMHNGRVFKEGTPAEIENDSEVQALYLGGAHG from the coding sequence ATGATCGAAGCTGGGCCGGACACCGCCGCTCGGCTCGGCTCGGTCAGCAGCGGGAACGCGCTCGATCTGCGCGGCGTGACACGGATGTTCGGCGCGCTTGCTGCGATCGCCGACGTGACGATGACGGTCCGCCCTGGCGAGCGCTGCGCCGTGCTCGGCTCGAACGGTGCGGGCAAGACGACGCTGTTCAACTGCATCACCGGGGACATCCTTCCGAACTCGGGCACAATCAGACTGTTCGGCGAGGACGTGACCCGCTTCCCCCCGCACGAGCGGATCCGGCGCGGGCTGCGCCGCACCTACCAGATCTCACTCCTGTTCGGGGGCCTCACGGTCGCCGACAATGTAGATCTCGCCTGCCGAGGGGTCTCGCGCTGGAGGTTCTCGCTGTTGCGGCCGCGCCGTGGCGACCCGCTTCTCGCGCGGACGGACGAGCTGATCGAGGCCGTGCATCTGACGCGCGCGCGCGGCCGGCTCGTCTCGGAACTCTTCTACGGACAGCAGCGCCAGCTCGAGATCGCTCTCGCGCTTGCCGGAGCTCCGCGGTTCATTCTCTTCGATGAACCTGCCGCCGGGCTGTCACCGACCGAGCGACGCGAGCTCATCGAGATCCTGACGAACCTGCCGCGTCATATCGGGTTCATCATCATCGAGCACGACATGGATGTCGCGCTGCGCGTCGCCGAGAGCGTGTCGATGATGCACAACGGCCGCGTGTTCAAGGAAGGGACGCCGGCCGAGATCGAGAACGACTCGGAGGTTCAGGCGCTCTATCTCGGAGGGGCGCATGGCTGA
- a CDS encoding ATP-binding cassette domain-containing protein — MAERSRAPALEIRGLNVFYGASHALQGVDLVLEGCVLAVVGRNGMGKTTLCKAIMGFVPVASGTIRFAGQSLVGRSTSEIARLGVGHVPQGRRLWRSLTVDEHLRLVVRPGGAWTVERIYATFPALPSGATMAGASSRAASSGCSRSRALCFRTDACS; from the coding sequence ATGGCTGAACGCTCCCGCGCGCCTGCCCTCGAGATCCGCGGCCTCAACGTGTTCTACGGTGCAAGCCACGCGCTTCAGGGTGTGGATCTCGTGCTCGAGGGCTGCGTTCTCGCTGTCGTTGGCCGAAACGGGATGGGCAAGACGACGCTGTGCAAGGCCATCATGGGGTTCGTTCCGGTCGCATCGGGAACGATCCGTTTTGCCGGGCAGTCGCTCGTCGGGCGCTCGACCTCCGAGATCGCTCGGCTCGGTGTGGGGCATGTTCCGCAGGGGCGGCGGCTCTGGCGGTCGCTCACCGTCGATGAGCATCTTCGCCTCGTTGTGCGCCCAGGCGGGGCGTGGACGGTCGAGCGCATCTACGCCACCTTCCCCGCCTTGCCGAGCGGCGCAACAATGGCGGGGGCCAGCTCTCGGGCGGCGAGCAGCGGATGCTCGCGATCTCGCGCGCTCTGCTTCAGAACCGACGCCTGCTCGTGA
- a CDS encoding ATP-binding cassette domain-containing protein has product MLAISRALLQNRRLLVMDEPTEGLVPVIVEQVEALLARLAEEGDLEVLLIEQNIGVACAIADRVAVMVNGRINRIGPARKLAADVELQQRLLGVGRHGHEEDAAPAAADAAPAQAEAGPKLAKIFLSNPVRPTRWSQPV; this is encoded by the coding sequence ATGCTCGCGATCTCGCGCGCTCTGCTTCAGAACCGACGCCTGCTCGTGATGGACGAGCCGACGGAGGGGCTCGTCCCTGTGATCGTCGAGCAGGTCGAAGCGTTGCTCGCGCGCCTCGCTGAGGAGGGAGACCTCGAGGTTCTGCTGATCGAGCAGAACATCGGCGTTGCCTGCGCGATCGCCGACCGCGTCGCGGTGATGGTGAACGGGCGGATCAACCGGATCGGGCCGGCGCGCAAACTTGCGGCGGATGTCGAGCTGCAGCAGCGCCTGCTCGGGGTTGGACGCCACGGCCACGAGGAGGACGCAGCGCCCGCGGCCGCGGACGCTGCCCCGGCGCAGGCCGAGGCCGGGCCGAAACTGGCGAAGATCTTCCTTTCCAACCCGGTTCGGCCGACGCGATGGTCGCAGCCCGTTTAG
- a CDS encoding Tm-1-like ATP-binding domain-containing protein → MARVLTAQSPGPGTTAHAELRPLASPGERVVLVAGTCDTKGEELGFLRDLLREARLSVRLVDLSTSGRHSGADVPAHLVAAFHPRGASAGSRAIAVRRLRR, encoded by the coding sequence ATGGCCCGGGTGTTGACGGCGCAATCACCCGGGCCGGGCACGACGGCGCACGCCGAGCTTCGTCCGCTCGCGAGCCCGGGAGAACGTGTGGTTCTGGTTGCCGGCACCTGCGACACCAAGGGCGAGGAACTCGGCTTCCTGCGCGACCTCCTGCGCGAGGCGAGGCTTTCGGTACGTCTGGTCGATCTCTCCACAAGCGGGCGGCATTCGGGGGCTGACGTGCCGGCGCATCTGGTCGCGGCCTTCCATCCGCGCGGCGCCTCCGCTGGGTCACGGGCGATCGCGGTGCGTCGGTTGCGGCGATGA
- a CDS encoding Tm-1-like ATP-binding domain-containing protein, whose translation MTEAFARWIVRQEGIAGIISAGGSGGTALVAPAMRALPVGIPKLIVSTVASGEVSRYVGPSDITMMHAVADVQGLNAITREVLSNTAHAMAGMVKARLASPRGAETKPAVALSMFGVTTPCVRQVIAQLGDGYDCLVFHATGIGGQSMEKLIDSGKVMGVIDITTTEVADLLMGGIFPATEDRCGSVIRRRMPYIGSVGALDMVDFGPRETVPERYAGRLLYQHNPQVTLMRTTPEENARMGRWIGERLNAMGGPGTVLPPGRRCLRPRRAGPALRGPGGARGAVRIA comes from the coding sequence ATGACGGAGGCGTTCGCGCGCTGGATCGTGCGCCAGGAGGGGATCGCCGGAATCATCTCCGCCGGCGGCTCGGGCGGCACGGCTCTCGTCGCGCCGGCGATGCGCGCGCTGCCCGTCGGCATTCCGAAGCTGATCGTCTCCACCGTCGCCTCGGGCGAGGTCAGCCGCTATGTCGGCCCCTCCGACATCACGATGATGCACGCAGTAGCTGACGTTCAGGGGCTCAACGCGATCACCCGCGAGGTTCTGAGCAACACCGCGCACGCGATGGCCGGCATGGTCAAGGCTCGGCTTGCTTCGCCGCGGGGGGCGGAGACGAAGCCCGCGGTCGCGCTCTCGATGTTCGGCGTCACCACGCCCTGCGTACGCCAGGTCATCGCGCAGCTAGGCGACGGCTATGACTGCCTCGTGTTCCACGCCACCGGCATCGGCGGCCAGTCGATGGAGAAGCTGATCGACAGCGGCAAGGTGATGGGCGTGATCGACATCACCACCACCGAGGTGGCCGATCTCTTGATGGGCGGGATCTTCCCCGCCACCGAAGATCGTTGCGGTTCCGTCATACGCAGGCGTATGCCGTATATCGGCTCCGTCGGCGCGCTCGACATGGTGGACTTCGGGCCGCGCGAGACGGTTCCCGAGCGCTATGCCGGCCGGCTTCTCTACCAGCACAACCCGCAGGTCACGCTGATGCGGACCACGCCGGAGGAGAACGCGCGCATGGGCCGATGGATCGGAGAGCGACTGAACGCGATGGGGGGGCCCGGTACGGTTCTTCCTCCCGGAAGGCGGTGTCTCCGCCCTCGACGCGCCGGGCCAGCCCTTCGAGGACCGGGCGGCGCGCGAGGCGCTGTTCGCATCGCTTGA
- a CDS encoding SPFH domain-containing protein — protein MVSGAFIGELILWIIVAVIVIAVIYWVMQYLYRRSMKEVAFVRTGFLGQKVVIDGGAFVWPIIHDITPVNMNTLPLRLERTRQDALISKDRTRIDMQAEFYVRVRPDKEAVATAASTLGRRTLEPERLHALLAGKFESALRAVAAEMTMSEMHEQRAKYVARVRDVAQEDLAKNGLELESVAIMDIDQTPLEYFNPSNRFDAEGLTALIRDIEERRKRRNDIEQSSMIAIRARNLEAEREALEIERQSEEARLVQEREIEFRRAQQRAELARERAARETDAEQAQITAREAIEQVRIVQERAIAEAWIAKEEEIQRREIVQRKAVEAEEIAAREALEKPRIAETAAVSETRIAEDRRIRELEIERTRAIEGAEIAAQEAVEAARIAREKALAAERIAAEVMTREREIARDKALDEARVAAQEAVRAREISRERELEMAEIARRKAVEEAEQARIVALAGRRAEAAAAEASVRQAQITAQREVETAEVERARVPEAARIERRRSLEQLEIARMQALREAEIESREDIERARIASERGLDEVRIGHETERRWLEIERERIIETVQLEKAIALARKSLEESAARIEADQARARGRGGGAEPNRSRNGDGRTPSEDRPPARRKGGRRGQDRG, from the coding sequence ATGGTGAGCGGAGCCTTCATCGGCGAGCTGATCCTCTGGATCATCGTCGCCGTCATCGTCATCGCGGTCATCTACTGGGTGATGCAGTATCTCTACCGGCGCTCGATGAAGGAGGTGGCCTTCGTCCGCACCGGCTTCCTCGGTCAGAAAGTGGTGATTGACGGCGGCGCCTTCGTTTGGCCGATCATCCACGACATCACGCCCGTGAACATGAACACGCTGCCGCTGAGGCTCGAGCGCACGCGGCAGGACGCCCTGATCAGCAAAGACCGGACGCGGATCGACATGCAGGCGGAGTTCTACGTCCGCGTCCGGCCCGACAAGGAGGCGGTGGCGACCGCCGCCTCCACGCTCGGACGCCGCACCCTCGAGCCGGAGCGGCTGCACGCCCTGCTCGCCGGCAAGTTCGAGAGCGCTCTCCGGGCCGTCGCCGCCGAGATGACGATGAGCGAGATGCACGAGCAGCGGGCGAAGTACGTCGCCCGCGTCCGTGACGTCGCGCAGGAGGATCTCGCGAAGAACGGGCTCGAGCTCGAGAGCGTGGCGATCATGGACATCGACCAGACACCGCTCGAGTACTTCAACCCGTCGAACCGCTTCGATGCCGAGGGCTTGACAGCGCTGATCCGCGACATCGAGGAGCGCCGCAAGCGTCGAAACGACATCGAACAGAGCTCGATGATCGCGATCCGCGCACGCAATCTCGAGGCCGAGCGAGAGGCGCTCGAGATCGAGCGGCAGAGCGAGGAGGCGAGGCTTGTGCAGGAGCGGGAGATCGAGTTCCGCCGGGCGCAGCAGCGCGCCGAGCTCGCCCGAGAGCGCGCCGCGCGCGAAACCGATGCCGAGCAGGCGCAGATCACCGCGCGCGAGGCGATCGAGCAGGTGCGCATCGTCCAGGAGCGGGCGATTGCCGAGGCGTGGATCGCCAAGGAGGAGGAGATCCAGCGCCGCGAGATCGTCCAGCGCAAGGCAGTCGAGGCAGAGGAGATCGCCGCGCGCGAGGCCTTGGAGAAGCCGAGGATCGCCGAGACCGCGGCGGTCAGCGAGACGCGGATCGCCGAGGACAGGCGGATCCGCGAGCTCGAGATCGAACGCACGCGGGCCATCGAGGGGGCCGAGATCGCGGCGCAGGAGGCCGTCGAGGCCGCCCGGATCGCGCGCGAGAAGGCGCTTGCGGCGGAGCGGATCGCCGCAGAGGTGATGACGCGGGAACGGGAGATTGCGCGCGACAAGGCGCTCGACGAGGCGCGCGTTGCGGCGCAGGAGGCCGTTCGCGCGCGCGAGATCTCGCGCGAGCGCGAGCTCGAGATGGCGGAGATCGCCCGCCGCAAGGCGGTCGAGGAGGCGGAGCAGGCGCGGATCGTCGCGCTTGCCGGGCGGCGCGCCGAAGCGGCCGCGGCCGAGGCCTCGGTGCGGCAGGCGCAGATCACGGCGCAGCGCGAGGTCGAGACGGCCGAGGTCGAGCGCGCGCGCGTGCCCGAGGCGGCACGGATCGAACGGAGGCGGTCGCTCGAGCAGCTCGAGATCGCCCGCATGCAGGCGCTGCGCGAGGCAGAGATCGAGAGCCGCGAGGACATCGAGCGGGCGCGCATTGCCTCCGAACGCGGGCTCGACGAGGTGCGGATCGGCCACGAGACGGAGCGCCGTTGGCTTGAGATCGAGCGCGAGCGGATCATCGAGACGGTGCAGCTCGAGAAGGCGATCGCGCTCGCGCGGAAGTCGCTCGAGGAGAGCGCGGCGAGGATCGAGGCCGACCAGGCGCGGGCGCGCGGCCGAGGCGGAGGAGCGGAGCCGAACCGTTCGCGAAACGGAGATGGCCGCACGCCGTCAGAAGATCGACCTCCTGCTCGCCGAAAAGGCGGCCGCCGAGGTCAGGATCGCGGCTGA
- a CDS encoding flotillin domain-containing protein, protein MAARRQKIDLLLAEKAAAEVRIAAEAEKVRRAVEAEAQRLMNEAENELTDMARASLFRRKLLEHVEGIVAASVKPLEKIREIKIMQLDGLNGGGEGRRGSPTDEVITSALRYRVQAPLIDGLLSDIGIEGGNLAKQGGLIREAADMQRIANEARKSRPKPEGGEGKR, encoded by the coding sequence ATGGCCGCACGCCGTCAGAAGATCGACCTCCTGCTCGCCGAAAAGGCGGCCGCCGAGGTCAGGATCGCGGCTGAGGCGGAGAAGGTCAGGCGCGCCGTCGAGGCGGAGGCGCAGCGGCTGATGAACGAGGCTGAGAACGAGCTGACCGACATGGCGCGCGCCTCACTCTTCCGCCGCAAGCTGCTCGAGCATGTCGAGGGGATCGTCGCCGCCTCCGTCAAGCCGCTCGAGAAGATCCGCGAGATCAAGATCATGCAGCTCGACGGGCTCAACGGAGGCGGCGAGGGCCGAAGGGGCAGCCCGACCGACGAGGTGATCACCTCGGCGCTCCGCTATCGGGTGCAGGCGCCGCTGATCGATGGGCTGCTCTCCGACATCGGCATCGAGGGCGGCAACCTCGCCAAGCAAGGCGGGCTGATCCGCGAGGCGGCTGACATGCAGAGGATCGCGAACGAGGCGCGCAAATCGAGGCCGAAGCCGGAAGGCGGCGAGGGGAAGCGCTAG
- a CDS encoding SRPBCC family protein codes for MPRVYVSSVIDAPAAKVGERIRDFNALPRWHPRIRDSRIENGEPSDRVGCGRDFHLQNGDRIRERLLGLSDDDMFCTYAILESPMPLTDYVATIRLKPITDGDRTFAEWTAEFECAPEAAAELLAGIGQNVFQAGFDALKRQLAG; via the coding sequence ATGCCGCGCGTTTACGTCTCCTCGGTGATCGACGCCCCGGCCGCCAAGGTGGGGGAGCGGATCCGTGACTTCAATGCGCTTCCGCGCTGGCATCCACGGATCCGCGACAGCCGGATCGAGAACGGCGAGCCCTCGGACAGGGTGGGCTGCGGGCGCGACTTCCACCTCCAGAATGGCGACAGGATCCGCGAACGCCTGCTCGGCCTTTCCGACGACGACATGTTCTGCACCTACGCGATCCTCGAAAGCCCGATGCCGCTGACGGACTATGTCGCGACCATCCGCCTCAAGCCGATCACCGATGGCGATCGCACCTTCGCGGAATGGACGGCAGAGTTCGAGTGCGCGCCGGAGGCGGCGGCGGAGCTGCTCGCCGGGATCGGGCAGAACGTGTTCCAGGCGGGCTTCGACGCCCTGAAGCGGCAGCTGGCGGGCTGA
- a CDS encoding SRPBCC family protein, which produces MIRSTVIDWPVEEVWAVLRDFNGHDRWHPIVADSVIERGQPADKVGCVRWFHLRDGSELRELLLTLSDADMAFSYCLLETPVPLLN; this is translated from the coding sequence GTGATCCGCAGCACGGTGATCGACTGGCCGGTCGAGGAGGTGTGGGCTGTGCTGCGCGACTTCAACGGGCATGATCGCTGGCACCCGATCGTCGCCGACAGCGTGATCGAGCGCGGTCAGCCCGCCGACAAGGTGGGCTGCGTGCGGTGGTTTCACCTGCGCGACGGTTCCGAATTACGGGAGCTTTTGCTGACGCTGTCTGATGCCGACATGGCCTTCTCCTACTGCCTCCTTGAGACGCCGGTGCCGCTGCTCAACTAG
- a CDS encoding FAD binding domain-containing protein, with protein MRGARVAYGAMGAAPLQAAAVERALEGQALEPATIERAVQVAVQGIDPPSCAIASSRYRREVAGMHLRRLLESMGRG; from the coding sequence ATCAGGGGGGCGCGTGTCGCCTATGGGGCGATGGGGGCGGCTCCGCTGCAGGCGGCTGCGGTGGAACGTGCCCTTGAGGGACAGGCGCTCGAGCCGGCGACGATCGAGCGCGCGGTTCAGGTGGCGGTGCAGGGGATCGATCCGCCGAGCTGTGCGATCGCCTCCTCCAGGTACCGGCGCGAGGTCGCCGGCATGCATCTCCGTCGTCTGCTCGAGAGCATGGGGCGGGGCTGA
- a CDS encoding (2Fe-2S)-binding protein produces MLRKPVTFTLNGAAQAAFTEDGQNLLDLLRRGVGDLTPKYGCGQGGCSACTVLIDGEPHLSCLVLAETVEGRRIETAAGLAGASLHSLQEAFMDHFAAQCGYCTPGMLMAAKALLDRNPRPSRAEVVEAISGNLCRCTGYEPIIEAILSVAEGGGRR; encoded by the coding sequence ATGCTGAGGAAGCCTGTCACCTTTACGCTAAACGGCGCGGCGCAAGCGGCGTTCACCGAGGACGGCCAGAACCTGCTCGACCTTCTGCGCCGCGGTGTCGGAGACCTCACCCCGAAGTATGGCTGCGGCCAGGGAGGCTGCAGTGCCTGCACGGTGCTGATCGACGGCGAGCCGCATCTCTCCTGCCTCGTGCTCGCAGAGACGGTTGAGGGACGGCGGATTGAGACGGCAGCGGGGCTCGCGGGGGCCAGCCTGCATTCGCTCCAGGAGGCATTCATGGACCATTTCGCCGCGCAATGTGGCTATTGCACGCCCGGCATGCTGATGGCAGCGAAGGCGCTGCTCGACCGCAACCCTCGCCCGAGCCGTGCCGAGGTGGTCGAGGCGATCTCGGGCAATCTCTGCCGCTGCACCGGCTACGAACCCATTATCGAGGCGATCCTTTCGGTCGCGGAGGGGGGAGGACGGCGATGA
- a CDS encoding xanthine dehydrogenase family protein molybdopterin-binding subunit, which yields MSESMIEFRKEFFADERDDRLNEIGRPTRRQDILGHVTGRSPFYDDHLFQGLLHMRCARSPHHAARIRRIDTSEAERSAGVVRVLTDRDVPPNLNTLLSLLDFGTDDEPVLGTDRVRYQGEPVAAVIAESEAAAREAAAKVRVEWEVLPHVLDVEEAIRPGAPVVLDIYPGNKFIYHGKNDHQKLRYGDVDAALKGADLVVEGRYQMSPIEVAPIETCGAIAAPETNDRFVCYTSTQALFFSLATTSKLLRVPSSRRHFLCGTEGSGFGGKVDSVHEPLAVLGAMVTGRPVKFLWDREEEMQVGGPRGAERWYITDGVMRDGRIVARRFIGYFDSGADTRLSSYAIIKAVGHLRRPYTIPNVYADVYCVFTNRMPATAMRGFGITGVDFAIEAHMDKVAEAVGMNPIDLRMLNAYRDGDMKAHRCVAKNCALIECCQVVPEKAGVQHSNSSRTASSRTGGGGERGRLAAHTALDEKGKVEGVASGSDARKTASGHGRAADRREPSRVVPAPRREEPVMPMAALTAPSPAPSPATLPPRPPPQPPAGAPPAPGVPPRSGPIRFSSLSGFRRH from the coding sequence ATGAGCGAGTCGATGATCGAATTCCGCAAGGAGTTCTTCGCCGACGAGCGCGACGACAGGCTGAATGAGATCGGCCGCCCGACGCGGCGTCAGGACATCCTCGGCCATGTGACGGGGCGTTCGCCCTTTTACGACGATCACCTGTTCCAGGGGCTGTTGCACATGCGCTGCGCGCGCTCGCCCCATCACGCTGCGCGGATTCGGCGGATCGACACCTCGGAGGCGGAACGGAGCGCGGGCGTGGTGCGCGTGCTCACCGACCGTGACGTGCCGCCCAACCTCAACACGCTCCTCTCCCTGCTTGATTTCGGCACCGATGACGAGCCGGTGCTCGGGACCGACCGCGTGCGCTACCAGGGCGAGCCGGTGGCGGCGGTGATCGCCGAGAGCGAGGCGGCGGCGCGCGAAGCCGCGGCAAAGGTACGCGTCGAGTGGGAGGTTCTGCCGCACGTGCTCGATGTCGAGGAGGCGATCCGCCCCGGTGCTCCAGTGGTGCTCGACATCTATCCGGGCAACAAGTTCATCTATCACGGGAAGAACGACCACCAGAAGCTCCGCTACGGCGACGTGGACGCGGCGTTGAAGGGGGCCGACCTCGTGGTCGAAGGCCGCTACCAGATGTCGCCGATCGAGGTGGCGCCGATCGAGACCTGCGGCGCCATCGCCGCGCCCGAGACCAACGATCGGTTCGTCTGCTACACCTCGACGCAGGCGCTGTTCTTCTCGCTCGCGACCACCTCGAAGCTCTTGCGCGTTCCCTCGAGCCGCCGGCATTTCCTTTGCGGAACGGAGGGCAGCGGGTTCGGCGGCAAGGTGGACTCCGTCCATGAGCCGCTCGCGGTGCTCGGCGCGATGGTGACGGGGCGGCCCGTCAAGTTCTTGTGGGACCGCGAGGAGGAGATGCAGGTGGGCGGTCCGCGCGGCGCGGAGCGGTGGTACATCACCGACGGGGTGATGCGTGACGGGAGGATCGTCGCCCGCCGCTTCATCGGCTACTTCGACAGCGGTGCCGACACGCGGCTTTCTTCTTACGCGATCATCAAGGCGGTCGGGCACCTTCGGCGTCCGTACACGATCCCGAACGTCTACGCTGACGTCTATTGCGTCTTCACCAACCGAATGCCCGCGACCGCGATGCGCGGCTTCGGAATCACGGGCGTGGACTTCGCGATCGAGGCGCATATGGACAAGGTGGCGGAGGCGGTCGGGATGAACCCGATCGACCTGCGAATGCTTAACGCCTATCGCGACGGCGACATGAAGGCCCACCGGTGCGTCGCCAAGAATTGCGCGCTGATCGAGTGCTGCCAGGTGGTGCCGGAGAAGGCCGGCGTGCAGCACAGCAACAGCTCGCGCACCGCCTCGTCGCGCACCGGCGGAGGCGGGGAGCGCGGCCGGCTTGCGGCGCACACGGCGCTCGACGAGAAGGGCAAGGTCGAGGGAGTCGCGAGCGGAAGCGACGCGCGCAAGACGGCCTCTGGGCACGGACGCGCGGCCGACCGCCGCGAGCCGTCGCGCGTCGTTCCGGCGCCGCGCCGAGAGGAGCCGGTCATGCCAATGGCCGCGCTTACAGCTCCGAGCCCTGCACCGTCCCCTGCGACGCTTCCGCCGCGGCCTCCGCCGCAACCGCCAGCGGGTGCTCCGCCCGCGCCCGGCGTACCGCCGCGGTCGGGCCCGATCCGCTTCTCCTCCCTCTCCGGCTTCAGGAGGCACTGA
- a CDS encoding molybdopterin cofactor-binding domain-containing protein has product MFAVLPHARSPRWRRAKRPSSGRGRTVSGRGIFLIPLSEVDPERGEMTPVSCFAHAAMIVEVEVDDKTGEVAVIDMKSAYEVGRALNPKLVEQQLRGGAWMGMSHAAWETTEPYYPDPSHRPVDFLGYLMPGPGDLAPHHISMLERSAPDGPYGGKGPGEMCAKLVLPAVVNAIYDAVGVRIDELPVTPEKVLRGLRAQGGARPRKRL; this is encoded by the coding sequence ATGTTCGCGGTGCTCCCTCACGCTCGATCACCACGATGGCGGCGTGCCAAGCGGCCCAGTTCCGGCAGGGGGCGGACGGTCTCGGGCAGGGGGATCTTCCTGATCCCGCTTTCGGAGGTGGACCCCGAGAGGGGCGAGATGACGCCGGTGTCATGTTTCGCACATGCGGCGATGATCGTCGAGGTGGAGGTCGACGACAAGACGGGCGAGGTCGCCGTGATCGACATGAAGTCGGCCTACGAGGTGGGGAGGGCGCTGAACCCGAAGCTTGTCGAGCAGCAGCTTCGCGGTGGCGCGTGGATGGGCATGAGCCATGCCGCCTGGGAAACGACGGAACCCTACTATCCGGATCCGTCGCACCGGCCGGTTGACTTCCTGGGCTACCTGATGCCGGGGCCGGGGGATCTCGCGCCGCACCACATCTCGATGCTGGAGCGCTCAGCGCCGGACGGGCCCTATGGCGGCAAGGGGCCGGGAGAGATGTGCGCCAAACTCGTTCTGCCCGCGGTGGTGAACGCGATCTATGACGCCGTTGGCGTTCGGATCGATGAGCTTCCGGTCACACCCGAGAAGGTGCTACGTGGCCTTCGCGCTCAAGGCGGGGCGCGGCCGCGCAAGCGCCTCTGA
- a CDS encoding AAA family ATPase: MLEGAPGVGKTEAAKALASVLGRELIRLQCYEGIDASAALYEWKFPRQMLAIRQAGDAYVNLYADEYPIARPLLLALQEPRQRLLLFDEIDRADREFEAFLLEFLSDFTISIPERGTIRAAEPPVVVLTSNRTRELHEALRWRCVYPWIDYTDPALETEIVMMRASTVARATAERVVAAVNRLRAEPLAKPPGVAETVEWAEAATLLAAQGTPWPRAFARAIGVALKDQEHLSFLASRLDALITEAVA, translated from the coding sequence CTGCTCGAAGGCGCGCCAGGTGTGGGGAAGACGGAAGCGGCGAAGGCGCTCGCCTCCGTGCTCGGGAGGGAGCTGATCCGGCTGCAGTGCTACGAGGGGATTGACGCGTCCGCGGCTCTTTACGAATGGAAGTTCCCGCGCCAGATGCTCGCGATTCGCCAGGCGGGCGACGCGTACGTGAACCTCTACGCTGACGAGTATCCGATCGCCCGCCCGCTTCTTCTCGCGCTTCAGGAGCCGCGGCAGAGGCTTCTCCTGTTCGACGAGATCGACAGGGCCGACCGCGAGTTCGAGGCCTTCCTGCTCGAATTCCTCTCCGACTTCACGATCTCGATTCCCGAGCGCGGGACCATCCGCGCCGCCGAGCCGCCCGTGGTGGTGCTGACCTCGAACCGGACGCGCGAGCTCCACGAGGCGTTGCGCTGGCGCTGCGTGTACCCCTGGATCGACTACACGGATCCGGCGCTCGAGACCGAGATCGTGATGATGCGGGCGTCCACAGTCGCGCGCGCGACGGCCGAGCGCGTGGTCGCCGCCGTCAATCGGCTGCGTGCCGAGCCGCTCGCGAAGCCCCCCGGCGTGGCCGAGACTGTCGAGTGGGCGGAGGCCGCCACACTTCTTGCCGCCCAAGGGACACCTTGGCCGCGCGCCTTCGCCCGCGCGATCGGCGTGGCGCTGAAGGATCAGGAGCACCTCTCCTTCCTCGCGTCACGGCTCGATGCCCTGATCACCGAGGCCGTCGCATGA